One segment of Thunnus thynnus chromosome 19, fThuThy2.1, whole genome shotgun sequence DNA contains the following:
- the sapcd2 gene encoding suppressor APC domain-containing protein 2 isoform X2, translating to MALIATEQGCKVNGTSVIYGRVGPRKEASQAKAEGFKTAKMQPKETEYSTDGLPKAFLHSLRTLFDILDDAGRGYVHISEIESRWQGADTRDLPGGVLNCLRRVTPPHGCLTFERFVAGLRYSMLNPENSSHLKAQAAVHPQQAPKQPQKPAPLSSCSVGTRVENKVRPLGPSNVTNTQQHRASSLQGRARPEDGPGYPACGPARYNAGFERSGRSLERIPIAPEGGCYRAEPGHVTKPTQPQQSRVRTIESLALESPQLQGQSVVKSGLPRSQSESATGFTGGSRRHGRSRDEQRRHTISNGVDYGMLKQMKELEQEKDSLLAGLEVVERARDWYQGQIHNVTERQRQVGQNSHCTDFLTEANQSRMNVLIPKLQEVNRCLNDLISCSGMSFPSGGAQTAALSTSSQPPPPAPPQAIQRLKDQNRLLTQEVTERSERIAQLEQEKSALIKQLFEARARSVQDTSAMDSTFI from the exons ATGGCTTTGATAGCGACCGAGCAGGGCTGCAAAGTGAACGGGACGTCGGTGATTTACGGCAGAGTTGGGCCAAGAAAAGAGGCGTCTCAAGCGAAGGCGGAGGGCTTTAAAACGGCCAAAATGCAGCCAAAAGAGACGGAGTATTCAACAGATGGCCTCCCCAAAGCCTTCCTGCACAGTCTGAGGAcgctgtttgacattttggatgaCGCTGGACGCGGTTATGTCCACATCTCGGAGATCGAGAGCCGCTGGCAGGGGGCAGACACCCGAGACCTGCCCGGCGGGGTGCTTAACTGCCTCAGGAGGGTCACTCCACCGCATGGCTGCCTCACCTTTGAGCGGTTCGTTGCGGGGCTGCGGTACTCCATGCTCAACCCAGAGAACAGCTCCCACTTAAAGGCCCAGGCTGCCGTACACCCGCAGCAGGCTCCAAAGCAGCCCCAGAAACCCGCACCGCTGTCCTCATGCAGCGTCGGGACCCGGGTTGAGAACAAGGTGCGTCCGCTGGGGCCGAGCAACGTGACCAACACCCAACAGCACCGGGCGTCCTCCTTGCAGGGTCGGGCCAGGCCCGAAGACGGGCCCGGGTACCCCGCGTGTGGGCCGGCGCGATACAACGCGGGCTTCGAGAGGTCCGGGCGGAGTTTGGAGAGGATTCCCATCGCGCCGGAGGGCGGGTGTTACCGGGCCGAACCGGGCCATGTCACCAAACCAACCCAGCCTCAGCAGAGCCGGGTCAGGACCATTGAGTCTCTTGCTCTGGAGTCACCGCAGCTCCAAGGACAAA GTGTTGTGAAATCAGGTTTACCAAGATCTCAGAGCGAGTCAGCAACAGGATTTACAGGTGGCTCCAGGCGACACGGGCGTAGTCGGGACGAGCAGAGGCGGCATACCATATCTAACGGAGTGGATTATGGAATG TTGAAGCAAATGAaagagctggagcaggagaaggACTCCCTGCTGGCGGGCCTGGAGGTGGTGGAGCGGGCCCGGGATTGGTACCAGGGCCAAATCCACAATGTAACAGAGAGACAGCGGCAGGTCGGCCAGAACTCCCACTGCACG GATTTTCTCACAGAAGCCAATCAGAGTCGCATGAATGTTCTTATTCCTAAACTGCAAGAAGTCAACCGCTGCCTTAATGACCTTATTTCCTGCTCTGGGATG TCATTTCCTTCTGGCGGCGCTCAGACAGCAGCGCTCTCCACAAGCTCCCAGCCTCCACCTCCAGCACCTCCACAAGCCATCCAGAGACTGAAGGACCAGAACCGACTTCTCACACAG GAGGTGACAGAGAGGAGCGAGCGGATCGCCcagctggagcaggagaagTCGGCCTTGATAAAACAGCTTTTCGAGGCTCGTGCCCGCAGCGTGCAAGACACCAGCGCCATGGATTCCACCTTCATCTGA
- the sapcd2 gene encoding suppressor APC domain-containing protein 2 isoform X1 codes for MALIATEQGCKVNGTSVIYGRVGPRKEASQAKAEGFKTAKMQPKETEYSTDGLPKAFLHSLRTLFDILDDAGRGYVHISEIESRWQGADTRDLPGGVLNCLRRVTPPHGCLTFERFVAGLRYSMLNPENSSHLKAQAAVHPQQAPKQPQKPAPLSSCSVGTRVENKVRPLGPSNVTNTQQHRASSLQGRARPEDGPGYPACGPARYNAGFERSGRSLERIPIAPEGGCYRAEPGHVTKPTQPQQSRVRTIESLALESPQLQGQSVVKSGLPRSQSESATGFTGGSRRHGRSRDEQRRHTISNGVDYGMLKQMKELEQEKDSLLAGLEVVERARDWYQGQIHNVTERQRQVGQNSHCTDFLTEANQSRMNVLIPKLQEVNRCLNDLISCSGMQSFPSGGAQTAALSTSSQPPPPAPPQAIQRLKDQNRLLTQEVTERSERIAQLEQEKSALIKQLFEARARSVQDTSAMDSTFI; via the exons ATGGCTTTGATAGCGACCGAGCAGGGCTGCAAAGTGAACGGGACGTCGGTGATTTACGGCAGAGTTGGGCCAAGAAAAGAGGCGTCTCAAGCGAAGGCGGAGGGCTTTAAAACGGCCAAAATGCAGCCAAAAGAGACGGAGTATTCAACAGATGGCCTCCCCAAAGCCTTCCTGCACAGTCTGAGGAcgctgtttgacattttggatgaCGCTGGACGCGGTTATGTCCACATCTCGGAGATCGAGAGCCGCTGGCAGGGGGCAGACACCCGAGACCTGCCCGGCGGGGTGCTTAACTGCCTCAGGAGGGTCACTCCACCGCATGGCTGCCTCACCTTTGAGCGGTTCGTTGCGGGGCTGCGGTACTCCATGCTCAACCCAGAGAACAGCTCCCACTTAAAGGCCCAGGCTGCCGTACACCCGCAGCAGGCTCCAAAGCAGCCCCAGAAACCCGCACCGCTGTCCTCATGCAGCGTCGGGACCCGGGTTGAGAACAAGGTGCGTCCGCTGGGGCCGAGCAACGTGACCAACACCCAACAGCACCGGGCGTCCTCCTTGCAGGGTCGGGCCAGGCCCGAAGACGGGCCCGGGTACCCCGCGTGTGGGCCGGCGCGATACAACGCGGGCTTCGAGAGGTCCGGGCGGAGTTTGGAGAGGATTCCCATCGCGCCGGAGGGCGGGTGTTACCGGGCCGAACCGGGCCATGTCACCAAACCAACCCAGCCTCAGCAGAGCCGGGTCAGGACCATTGAGTCTCTTGCTCTGGAGTCACCGCAGCTCCAAGGACAAA GTGTTGTGAAATCAGGTTTACCAAGATCTCAGAGCGAGTCAGCAACAGGATTTACAGGTGGCTCCAGGCGACACGGGCGTAGTCGGGACGAGCAGAGGCGGCATACCATATCTAACGGAGTGGATTATGGAATG TTGAAGCAAATGAaagagctggagcaggagaaggACTCCCTGCTGGCGGGCCTGGAGGTGGTGGAGCGGGCCCGGGATTGGTACCAGGGCCAAATCCACAATGTAACAGAGAGACAGCGGCAGGTCGGCCAGAACTCCCACTGCACG GATTTTCTCACAGAAGCCAATCAGAGTCGCATGAATGTTCTTATTCCTAAACTGCAAGAAGTCAACCGCTGCCTTAATGACCTTATTTCCTGCTCTGGGATG CAGTCATTTCCTTCTGGCGGCGCTCAGACAGCAGCGCTCTCCACAAGCTCCCAGCCTCCACCTCCAGCACCTCCACAAGCCATCCAGAGACTGAAGGACCAGAACCGACTTCTCACACAG GAGGTGACAGAGAGGAGCGAGCGGATCGCCcagctggagcaggagaagTCGGCCTTGATAAAACAGCTTTTCGAGGCTCGTGCCCGCAGCGTGCAAGACACCAGCGCCATGGATTCCACCTTCATCTGA